A section of the Pseudovibrio sp. M1P-2-3 genome encodes:
- the mltA gene encoding murein transglycosylase A: MIGQPVHRLPKFLVNLLFIVCLAQVLLAANSKAFAKETFVPISYLEIPNWAAEDHSAAFSVFSKHCQRLLELPDKGFHIVCKKALEMDQAETKSFRDFFERHFQAYKISKNGFITGYYQPEVDASLHQTDQYNIPLYRFPKGVKNLPDRQAVMEGALSNKGLELVWLKDPVEAFFIAIQGSALLRMQDKSLYSLRYAGKSGHPYTPIGRILIEKGDISRDKMSMQAIKSWLNAHPEQIDDILTQNKSYIFFDLIKIERKNSAPIGGAGLPLKAGYSLAVDLNFHGYGTPIFLSGSNVPVTQQSAPFARLLIAQDTGSAIIGAARGDLYVGTGKSAGALAGQLQHRVQFFSLLPKANEIALERKQ, from the coding sequence ATGATTGGACAGCCTGTACATCGGCTTCCGAAATTCTTAGTAAACCTTCTTTTCATAGTTTGTCTGGCTCAAGTACTTTTGGCCGCAAACAGCAAAGCTTTTGCAAAAGAAACATTCGTTCCGATTAGCTATTTAGAAATTCCCAATTGGGCTGCAGAGGATCACTCTGCGGCCTTTTCCGTGTTTTCCAAACATTGCCAACGACTTCTGGAACTACCGGACAAGGGCTTCCATATTGTTTGTAAAAAAGCCCTTGAGATGGATCAGGCGGAGACAAAAAGTTTCAGAGACTTTTTCGAGCGCCACTTTCAAGCCTACAAGATCTCGAAAAACGGCTTCATAACGGGGTATTATCAACCCGAAGTAGACGCATCACTACATCAGACAGATCAATACAACATTCCTCTTTATAGATTCCCTAAAGGGGTCAAAAACCTTCCAGACAGGCAAGCAGTCATGGAGGGAGCACTATCGAATAAAGGTCTTGAACTTGTTTGGTTAAAAGACCCAGTCGAAGCCTTCTTTATTGCCATTCAGGGCTCCGCTCTTTTAAGAATGCAGGACAAGAGCCTCTACAGTCTTCGCTATGCAGGGAAATCCGGTCACCCCTATACTCCCATTGGCCGTATCTTGATCGAAAAAGGTGATATTTCCAGAGACAAGATGTCGATGCAGGCAATTAAAAGCTGGCTCAATGCACATCCAGAGCAAATTGATGATATTTTGACCCAGAACAAGTCCTATATCTTCTTTGATCTTATTAAAATTGAGCGGAAGAACTCAGCTCCAATCGGTGGAGCTGGGCTTCCTTTGAAGGCCGGTTACAGCCTTGCCGTTGACCTTAATTTCCACGGGTATGGTACGCCTATATTTCTGAGCGGTTCTAACGTTCCTGTTACACAACAGAGTGCGCCTTTTGCCCGTCTGCTCATAGCTCAGGATACTGGCTCCGCAATTATAGGGGCCGCGCGCGGTGATCTTTATGTAGGAACTGGTAAAAGTGCAGGTGCACTAGCAGGGCAATTGCAGCATCGTGTCCAGTTTTTTAGTCTGCTTCCCAAAGCCAACGAGATCGCCCTCGAAAGAAAACAATGA
- a CDS encoding Tim44/TimA family putative adaptor protein: MSEIFDVYNIIFLVAAVLIFLRLRSVLGKRTGSERPPFDPYSIRQDKDQTRASKTSDNVIQMPGNEEKQSSQQNTEELKAQAQTAINQVAPEGSDLHQKLSQILEYEPGFNPKEFLKGAGMAYEMIIVAFAQGDTKALKDLLSEDVYAGFTQAINDRNSRGETVESTFIGIDRSSIQDVQLVDKKTHITVRLTSQLISVTKNSDGQVIDGDPTQVSNVTDIWTFSRVLGSNDPNWKLVATESVG; the protein is encoded by the coding sequence ATGAGCGAAATTTTCGACGTATATAACATCATATTTCTAGTAGCAGCCGTGTTGATTTTTCTCCGGCTCCGTTCTGTACTTGGCAAACGTACTGGGAGCGAAAGACCTCCGTTTGACCCCTATTCCATCCGACAGGACAAGGATCAGACACGCGCCTCCAAAACCAGCGATAATGTAATACAGATGCCTGGTAATGAAGAGAAGCAGTCGTCACAACAAAATACCGAAGAGCTCAAAGCACAAGCCCAAACTGCTATCAATCAGGTTGCGCCTGAAGGGTCTGACCTACACCAGAAGCTCAGCCAGATTCTGGAATACGAACCAGGGTTCAACCCAAAGGAATTTCTCAAAGGGGCCGGCATGGCCTACGAGATGATCATTGTTGCATTTGCGCAAGGTGACACGAAAGCACTGAAAGACCTGCTCTCCGAAGATGTTTACGCGGGCTTTACCCAAGCAATTAATGACAGAAACTCCCGCGGGGAAACCGTAGAATCAACCTTCATTGGCATTGATCGCTCCAGCATCCAAGATGTTCAGCTGGTTGACAAAAAAACCCACATCACCGTCCGTCTGACGAGCCAGCTCATTTCAGTGACAAAAAACTCGGATGGGCAAGTCATCGATGGCGACCCAACACAGGTGAGCAACGTTACGGATATCTGGACATTTAGCCGCGTCTTGGGCTCCAATGATCCAAACTGGAAACTTGTGGCAACTGAATCGGTAGGATGA
- a CDS encoding FxsA family protein, which produces MPIGLIILAAFILVPTIEIYLFIQVGSAIGALPTILLTVASAVAGTALLRYQGLSLLMKMRKELDAGRVPNEEIMHGAMIVVAGIMLLIPGFFTDSIGLILFIPPVRSAIGRYLAANMTIKNVNVDGYSRPRNRDGVVDLDEDDWQSSRHNQEDDETTSKQNTGGTDRISPWRNE; this is translated from the coding sequence ATGCCAATCGGACTGATTATTCTTGCCGCCTTTATTTTGGTCCCAACGATCGAAATTTATCTTTTTATTCAAGTTGGTAGTGCTATCGGCGCACTTCCCACAATTTTGCTGACGGTGGCATCTGCCGTGGCGGGCACTGCTTTACTGCGCTATCAGGGCCTAAGCCTGCTGATGAAAATGCGCAAAGAGCTTGATGCGGGTCGGGTACCCAATGAAGAAATAATGCATGGGGCGATGATTGTGGTCGCGGGCATAATGCTCTTAATACCCGGTTTCTTTACTGATTCTATCGGCCTTATTCTGTTTATCCCGCCCGTACGTAGCGCGATTGGCCGATATCTTGCGGCGAACATGACGATTAAAAACGTCAATGTTGATGGGTATTCCCGGCCACGAAACCGTGACGGTGTCGTGGATTTGGATGAAGATGACTGGCAATCTTCTCGTCACAATCAAGAAGATGACGAGACAACTTCAAAACAGAATACTGGTGGTACTGATCGAATTAGCCCGTGGCGAAATGAATAA
- a CDS encoding acyltransferase family protein: MGHSTATKADRVDWVDYAKGICIIFVVMMHSTLGVEAALGSTGWMGDLVAFAKPFRMPAFFMISGLFIVRTVQQNWVTYLDRKLLHFAYFYILWLSIQFVLKLPSFTGEYGWSEVLKLYLLSFIEPFGTLWFIYILPLFFISIKLLHDSKVPALIAICSTIGMQVANVDSGWLVLDNFTQYFIYFYIGFSFSPLIFKVASRVKEQKSLASLFLVFWAFLNGYLVFYGEDTHPAVSLCLGGLGAIAVVCVSALITKARGFAFIRGCGRNSLVIYLSFFFPMAVSRMVLPAIFPSIDVLSALVTFSAVCGPLLLWWCIQKYGLGKFLFARPGWAHMRGRGNLQENYEAS, encoded by the coding sequence ATGGGGCATTCAACTGCTACAAAAGCGGATCGAGTAGATTGGGTTGATTATGCGAAGGGCATCTGCATCATTTTTGTGGTAATGATGCACTCCACGCTTGGCGTGGAAGCGGCACTTGGTTCGACCGGCTGGATGGGCGATCTGGTTGCTTTCGCTAAACCATTTAGAATGCCTGCATTTTTTATGATTTCTGGACTATTTATAGTCCGGACTGTTCAGCAAAACTGGGTAACCTATCTTGATAGGAAACTCCTGCATTTTGCGTATTTCTACATTTTATGGCTTTCCATCCAGTTTGTATTGAAACTTCCTTCATTCACCGGTGAATACGGTTGGAGCGAAGTTTTGAAACTGTATCTCCTCTCTTTTATAGAGCCCTTTGGAACCCTTTGGTTTATCTATATTCTTCCTTTGTTTTTTATCTCCATTAAACTCCTTCATGATTCTAAAGTTCCCGCCCTTATCGCTATTTGTTCTACTATAGGAATGCAGGTCGCGAATGTAGATAGTGGGTGGCTGGTCCTTGATAATTTCACACAGTATTTCATCTATTTTTATATTGGTTTCAGCTTTTCTCCCTTAATTTTTAAAGTAGCTTCCCGTGTGAAGGAACAAAAATCACTCGCCTCTCTTTTCTTGGTTTTCTGGGCGTTCTTGAATGGATATCTGGTCTTTTACGGAGAAGATACCCATCCCGCCGTATCCCTGTGTTTGGGAGGGTTGGGCGCTATTGCCGTGGTATGTGTGTCTGCCTTAATTACGAAGGCTAGGGGTTTTGCGTTTATAAGGGGCTGTGGCAGAAATTCTTTGGTTATCTATTTGAGTTTTTTCTTTCCAATGGCCGTTTCCCGTATGGTTTTGCCAGCCATTTTTCCAAGTATTGATGTTCTATCCGCCTTGGTGACGTTTTCGGCGGTTTGCGGGCCTCTTTTATTATGGTGGTGTATTCAAAAATATGGTCTGGGAAAGTTTCTTTTTGCGCGGCCCGGTTGGGCTCACATGAGAGGACGAGGAAACTTGCAAGAGAACTATGAGGCTTCTTAG
- a CDS encoding DUF2092 domain-containing protein, with protein sequence MAWFNFKKKLTCFALCAVLALFGFGKAHAETQERAKVMLIEALSKIGKAKQIKFTVFVSEERIFKNLETLNFFYKYSVELAEEDKVVLDLPRVNGVSRIFYNEGNFSYLDVTRSLYKTEKIDLDDKDIFSVLREKYQLTLPGVDLVTKHFRDDMERWAKHSSYIGLERLQSGPAHHLAYFSDPIDWQVWVDRKSKLPVYMIVTYNQIEGEPQTHMKFSEWKISSVLKSDLFEFSPPKGAKSFSSQVLTSTESEAEEGGL encoded by the coding sequence GTGGCCTGGTTTAATTTTAAAAAGAAACTAACGTGTTTTGCTCTGTGTGCTGTGCTGGCTTTGTTTGGTTTTGGAAAGGCCCATGCAGAAACACAGGAGAGGGCCAAGGTAATGCTAATTGAAGCATTATCGAAGATTGGCAAGGCCAAGCAAATTAAGTTTACCGTTTTCGTGAGTGAAGAACGTATTTTTAAGAACCTCGAAACACTGAATTTTTTCTACAAGTATTCTGTAGAGTTGGCAGAGGAAGACAAGGTTGTTCTTGATCTTCCGAGGGTGAATGGGGTTAGCCGGATATTTTATAATGAAGGTAATTTTTCATACCTTGATGTCACAAGGAGTTTATATAAGACAGAGAAAATAGACCTTGATGACAAAGACATATTCTCCGTCTTGCGAGAAAAATACCAGCTGACACTTCCCGGTGTCGATTTGGTTACAAAGCATTTTCGCGATGATATGGAAAGGTGGGCCAAACACTCCTCCTATATTGGCTTGGAGAGGTTACAAAGTGGCCCCGCACACCACCTTGCTTACTTCAGTGATCCAATTGACTGGCAAGTCTGGGTTGATAGGAAATCCAAACTTCCAGTTTATATGATTGTGACCTACAATCAGATTGAGGGCGAACCTCAAACTCATATGAAGTTTAGTGAGTGGAAAATATCATCTGTCCTTAAAAGCGATCTTTTTGAATTTTCTCCTCCTAAGGGCGCCAAAAGTTTTTCTAGTCAGGTACTTACGTCTACTGAAAGTGAAGCGGAAGAGGGGGGACTATGA
- a CDS encoding TetR/AcrR family transcriptional regulator produces MTSRGRPRKFDRDAALKSAMVLFWEQGYETTSMSDLVSSMGINSPSIYAAFGSKEALFLEALKLYCQTDGARVWDAMTQEISAFKAVEAMLITSAREYTRSDRPHGCFVILEALHGHAGNESIRQELCTLRSANIRRLAQYLDHSMSDKEQAPDLDWQAIARFIVTLQQGMSIQARDGETIENLLEVAKQGTKCFEYLVGIQTT; encoded by the coding sequence ATGACTTCCAGAGGCCGGCCAAGAAAATTCGATAGAGACGCAGCGCTTAAAAGCGCAATGGTACTTTTCTGGGAGCAAGGATATGAAACCACCTCCATGAGCGACTTGGTAAGTTCCATGGGGATCAACTCTCCCAGCATATATGCAGCATTTGGCAGTAAGGAAGCGCTCTTTCTAGAGGCCCTGAAATTATACTGCCAGACGGATGGCGCTAGGGTTTGGGATGCGATGACGCAAGAAATTTCTGCCTTCAAAGCCGTTGAAGCTATGCTCATAACGAGCGCCAGAGAGTATACACGGAGTGATCGCCCTCACGGCTGCTTTGTTATTCTAGAGGCCCTCCACGGCCATGCAGGAAATGAAAGCATTCGCCAAGAGCTCTGCACCCTGCGGTCCGCAAATATCCGCAGATTAGCTCAGTATTTGGATCACAGTATGAGCGACAAAGAACAGGCACCTGATCTTGATTGGCAGGCCATCGCCCGCTTCATTGTGACCTTGCAGCAAGGCATGTCTATACAAGCGAGAGATGGAGAAACGATTGAAAATCTCTTAGAGGTCGCGAAACAAGGTACAAAGTGCTTTGAGTATCTTGTTGGCATACAGACCACATAG
- a CDS encoding SDR family NAD(P)-dependent oxidoreductase, giving the protein MSDLNGKVALVTGGSRGMGAAIVKRLAQEGADVGFTYVNSATAAQAIAAGVEKLGRKCLPVCADSVDVKAVVSAVDQVASWFGKIDILVNNAGIFTVKPFEESTYEDFEKTISVNTRATFFASQTAAVHMPENGRIISIGSNLVGRAGMPGLSLYNLSKAALVGFTKSIARDLGPRGITANIIHPGSTDTDMNPADGPFADVQRSAMAIPRYGDPKDIASLVAWLASEESHFVTGAEFTSDGGTNA; this is encoded by the coding sequence ATGAGCGATCTGAATGGAAAAGTTGCACTCGTTACTGGTGGAAGCCGTGGTATGGGAGCTGCCATTGTAAAACGGCTTGCCCAAGAGGGGGCTGACGTAGGGTTTACCTATGTAAACTCGGCTACTGCGGCACAGGCTATCGCTGCTGGGGTAGAGAAACTGGGCCGCAAGTGTCTTCCGGTTTGCGCTGACAGTGTTGATGTAAAAGCTGTAGTGAGTGCGGTAGATCAAGTTGCGAGCTGGTTTGGGAAAATAGACATTCTCGTCAACAATGCCGGTATTTTCACAGTTAAACCCTTTGAAGAATCCACCTATGAAGACTTTGAGAAAACGATCTCGGTAAATACCAGAGCCACCTTCTTTGCATCCCAAACGGCTGCTGTTCATATGCCGGAAAACGGCCGAATTATTTCAATTGGTTCAAACCTTGTGGGCCGAGCAGGTATGCCGGGCCTTAGCCTTTATAATTTGAGTAAAGCTGCTCTGGTTGGTTTCACTAAGAGTATTGCTCGGGATCTGGGACCCCGTGGGATCACAGCAAACATCATTCATCCAGGTTCCACTGATACGGATATGAACCCTGCTGATGGCCCTTTTGCAGATGTGCAGCGTAGTGCCATGGCGATCCCCCGCTATGGGGATCCGAAAGATATTGCCAGCCTTGTTGCTTGGCTTGCAAGTGAAGAAAGCCATTTTGTAACCGGGGCAGAGTTTACAAGTGATGGAGGCACAAATGCCTAA
- a CDS encoding putative quinol monooxygenase has product MSGEPFVVVVKMYLKEGQEQNFYSAIKPVLDRMRLEKEFINTSMLHAQDDPRSIMLFETWRGLEYFEQVQLHRPYFTSYFKKLQSFLEKPLTREYFSPVRSDYAFHESKSGQLL; this is encoded by the coding sequence ATGAGTGGAGAGCCTTTCGTTGTCGTGGTGAAAATGTATTTGAAGGAAGGTCAGGAACAGAATTTCTATAGTGCAATCAAACCTGTTCTTGATAGGATGCGCCTTGAAAAGGAGTTTATTAATACCAGTATGCTCCATGCCCAAGATGATCCCAGAAGTATAATGCTGTTTGAAACATGGCGAGGCTTGGAATATTTCGAACAAGTGCAACTTCACCGCCCTTACTTCACTTCCTATTTTAAAAAGCTACAGAGCTTTTTGGAAAAGCCATTGACGCGTGAGTATTTTAGCCCTGTGCGCAGTGACTACGCCTTCCATGAAAGCAAGAGTGGGCAGCTTTTATAA
- a CDS encoding plasma-membrane proton-efflux P-type ATPase → MHDHSNEAKEDKSATLSFSESGLSSDEAAERLEAYGPNALEKISTPKWFLFLKTFWGPIPWLIEIAVVLSAVIGHWQDFSIILFLLVFNSLIEFTQSSKAADALEALKSSMALIARVKRDGKWQDIEASKLVPGDLINIEGGDIIPADCIMGPGEYLSVDQSALTGESLPVFRKSGEEVYSGSIVKKGSMNAFVNKTGSSTYFGSTAKLVQTAGNKSHFEASVLSIGRYLIFGTLLLSLFIIFKEVYNSRDIFSIIELVLVLVIASIPVAMPAVLSVTMALGAIALSKKQAIVSHLQAIEELAAVDTLCSDKTGTLTKNELALKEPILFAASSEKGLILSAALASRTQDKDPIDILISNSAAADELQSYHQESFTPFDPVIKRTEATIAFGDDHFMVTKGAPKVIIDLCKDEEQVKAEALKSVALLAQQGLRSLAVARSDTKGDLQLQGILSLYDPPRDDSKEVLRQTISNGINVKMITGDDLAIGKEIAGELGLGTDLHLADKVFQDVDDINGLPESIETEIANADGFAGVFPEHKYAIVRSLQKQGKIVAMTGDGVNDAPALKQADVGIAVSGATDAARSAADLILTLPGLSVITEAIEESRKIFLRMISYVNYRVAMTINLMAFVASSVLFLEVVPLTPIMIVMLALLDDIPIMTIAYDNTHLSKAPMKWQIKKVLFLTTILGLFSVIENFILMSLVQQYFMASADTMKTTMFLQLVVAGHLLLFICRHEGWFWQFPLPSPILFSSIVTTQLIAVLVCKLGLLVPPITWEIIGFVWAYALLWMLILNIVRKTVQKFQ, encoded by the coding sequence ATGCACGATCATTCAAATGAAGCCAAAGAAGACAAGTCAGCTACTCTTAGTTTCTCAGAAAGTGGCCTGAGTAGCGATGAAGCGGCTGAACGACTAGAGGCCTATGGCCCAAATGCACTCGAAAAAATATCTACTCCCAAGTGGTTTTTATTTCTGAAAACCTTTTGGGGACCGATACCATGGCTTATTGAAATTGCAGTTGTCCTTTCTGCTGTGATTGGGCACTGGCAGGACTTTTCTATCATCTTATTTCTCTTGGTTTTTAATTCACTCATCGAGTTTACTCAAAGCAGCAAGGCAGCTGATGCGCTAGAAGCGCTCAAGTCTTCCATGGCATTGATCGCGAGGGTAAAAAGGGATGGAAAGTGGCAGGATATTGAAGCTTCAAAACTTGTTCCAGGAGATCTGATCAATATCGAAGGAGGCGATATAATCCCCGCTGACTGTATTATGGGGCCCGGTGAATACCTCTCTGTCGATCAATCCGCGTTAACTGGCGAATCTCTCCCGGTGTTCAGAAAATCTGGTGAAGAGGTATATTCTGGATCCATTGTAAAGAAGGGGTCGATGAACGCGTTTGTAAATAAAACCGGATCATCTACCTACTTTGGAAGCACTGCCAAGCTTGTACAAACTGCCGGCAATAAATCGCATTTCGAGGCTTCAGTCCTTTCAATTGGGCGCTATCTGATCTTTGGGACTTTGTTGCTTTCTCTCTTCATAATCTTCAAGGAAGTTTATAATTCACGCGATATTTTCAGTATAATTGAGCTGGTATTGGTGCTAGTCATAGCGTCCATTCCTGTAGCTATGCCAGCGGTTCTGTCTGTTACTATGGCTTTGGGTGCCATTGCCCTTTCCAAAAAACAAGCCATAGTTTCTCATTTACAAGCGATTGAAGAGCTTGCTGCGGTAGACACGCTTTGCTCAGATAAAACCGGAACTCTCACGAAAAACGAGCTCGCCCTAAAAGAGCCAATTCTGTTTGCTGCCTCATCTGAAAAAGGCTTAATTCTATCAGCAGCCCTCGCCTCACGAACCCAAGATAAAGACCCTATAGATATCTTGATTTCCAATAGCGCAGCAGCAGATGAACTTCAATCATATCATCAAGAGAGCTTCACTCCCTTTGACCCCGTAATAAAACGAACCGAAGCCACAATTGCTTTTGGAGATGATCATTTCATGGTCACGAAAGGGGCTCCAAAGGTAATTATAGATCTATGCAAAGATGAGGAACAGGTAAAAGCAGAAGCGTTAAAAAGCGTCGCGCTCCTAGCTCAACAAGGGCTTCGTTCACTGGCGGTCGCCAGAAGTGACACGAAAGGCGACCTGCAGCTACAAGGAATTCTCTCCTTGTATGACCCACCTAGAGATGATTCCAAGGAGGTGCTTCGGCAAACTATTTCCAATGGCATAAATGTAAAAATGATCACGGGTGATGATCTTGCCATTGGCAAGGAGATCGCGGGAGAGTTGGGACTTGGCACAGATCTTCACTTGGCTGATAAAGTCTTCCAAGATGTAGATGATATCAATGGCTTACCGGAGTCCATCGAAACTGAGATTGCAAACGCCGACGGTTTTGCAGGTGTTTTCCCAGAGCATAAGTATGCGATTGTCAGGTCACTGCAAAAGCAAGGCAAGATCGTCGCCATGACAGGCGATGGGGTTAATGATGCTCCAGCGTTAAAGCAGGCAGATGTGGGAATTGCCGTCTCAGGAGCAACCGATGCCGCCCGCTCTGCGGCTGATCTCATACTAACCTTACCGGGTCTTTCCGTAATAACGGAGGCTATTGAAGAGTCTAGGAAAATTTTCCTAAGAATGATCAGTTATGTCAACTACCGCGTAGCTATGACGATAAACCTGATGGCATTCGTCGCATCATCTGTCCTATTCCTTGAAGTTGTACCACTCACACCGATTATGATTGTTATGTTGGCTTTGTTAGATGACATCCCGATCATGACAATTGCCTATGACAACACGCACCTTTCTAAAGCTCCAATGAAGTGGCAGATCAAAAAGGTGCTCTTTCTGACAACGATTTTAGGTTTGTTTTCAGTGATAGAGAACTTTATTCTCATGTCTTTGGTCCAGCAGTACTTTATGGCTAGTGCTGATACCATGAAAACCACTATGTTCTTGCAGTTGGTTGTTGCAGGGCACCTGCTTTTGTTCATATGCAGACATGAAGGCTGGTTCTGGCAATTCCCACTCCCGTCCCCCATACTCTTTTCAAGCATCGTTACCACACAGCTTATAGCCGTATTGGTTTGTAAACTCGGCTTATTAGTGCCCCCCATTACTTGGGAAATAATCGGTTTTGTTTGGGCATATGCTCTTCTGTGGATGTTGATTTTGAACATAGTTCGAAAAACTGTCCAAAAATTTCAATAG
- a CDS encoding autotransporter outer membrane beta-barrel domain-containing protein, whose protein sequence is MSIARTSMPICIVITSLLHVNAVFAESRDSIRAGETQFENVLHRLDMSLPPQEQNTWPAYQGFEPIIGPYQTEGIINAYDQRADYGLRPSDSLTFTSPSGIYQYSPSFSATSNISSPSYIKADFTPKNVQLSQNSRQVARVLQGIWQDYDSLQTERRKRDGGPSIEQLFSALSTVNPNQLNNFLTSIGPQSTQASVAAATQLAIGNASRSLSCPAFTSDLRFRKQACLWGQLDGAGSTQEFEGSDERVRGTTFGPQFGGHYSFGDNWFWGNTLALTNTFYEQAIVPSKLKTTALSGALSLEKALGPWTVAGVVGGGYVWGKSRRRISQNIIQALGEATANIGFAFSRARVSLGVPFKKDYYIRPILDFDVFWLHQAGYSEVGAGDLNLNLESDSKFIWGFNPAIEFGSRLNLRSETVSRIYLDLGALFLSANEWGSTVTFRNFPNSSFRTWYPITNRAALVRVGLDVQQIVGFETRLQFSSLIAEDYEVHGGSLRMGFRF, encoded by the coding sequence ATGAGTATTGCTAGAACAAGCATGCCAATATGCATTGTAATAACCTCCTTACTTCATGTGAATGCGGTATTTGCCGAGAGTAGAGACAGTATTCGTGCGGGTGAGACTCAGTTTGAAAATGTCCTTCATCGCCTTGATATGTCATTACCGCCACAAGAACAAAACACTTGGCCTGCCTATCAGGGATTTGAACCTATTATAGGGCCCTATCAAACTGAGGGGATTATTAATGCTTATGATCAGAGAGCTGATTATGGATTAAGACCTTCCGACAGCCTGACTTTCACCTCACCCTCGGGCATTTATCAGTATTCACCGTCTTTTTCTGCGACCTCCAATATTTCTAGCCCATCTTATATAAAAGCTGATTTTACGCCAAAGAATGTACAGTTGTCTCAAAATTCGAGACAAGTTGCACGAGTTCTGCAAGGGATTTGGCAGGATTATGATTCCTTACAGACAGAACGACGAAAACGTGATGGCGGGCCTTCTATCGAACAGTTATTCTCCGCTTTATCTACAGTAAATCCAAACCAGTTAAATAATTTTCTTACCTCGATAGGACCTCAATCTACTCAAGCATCAGTTGCGGCAGCAACACAACTGGCGATTGGGAATGCTTCCAGATCTCTTAGTTGCCCTGCATTTACATCTGATTTACGCTTTAGAAAGCAGGCCTGCCTTTGGGGACAATTGGATGGTGCAGGTAGCACTCAAGAGTTTGAAGGAAGCGATGAACGTGTGAGGGGAACAACATTTGGCCCTCAATTTGGTGGACATTATTCATTCGGCGACAATTGGTTTTGGGGAAATACTCTCGCACTAACAAATACATTTTATGAGCAAGCGATTGTCCCTAGCAAGCTGAAGACGACTGCGCTTTCTGGAGCCTTATCACTTGAAAAAGCGTTAGGTCCATGGACCGTTGCTGGCGTCGTCGGTGGTGGTTATGTATGGGGGAAGTCCAGACGTCGTATTAGCCAGAATATAATTCAAGCCTTAGGTGAGGCCACCGCAAATATCGGATTTGCTTTCTCGAGAGCACGGGTTTCATTGGGAGTTCCTTTCAAGAAGGACTATTATATTCGTCCAATATTGGACTTTGACGTATTCTGGTTGCACCAAGCTGGCTACTCGGAAGTTGGAGCGGGTGATCTCAACCTGAACCTTGAAAGTGACAGTAAGTTCATTTGGGGATTTAACCCAGCCATTGAATTCGGTTCTCGTTTAAACTTAAGAAGTGAAACCGTGAGCCGCATCTATCTTGACCTTGGGGCCCTGTTCCTCTCTGCGAATGAGTGGGGATCTACCGTTACTTTCCGTAATTTTCCTAATAGTAGTTTTAGGACATGGTACCCAATAACAAATAGAGCCGCTCTTGTCCGTGTTGGGCTTGATGTGCAGCAGATCGTTGGTTTCGAGACACGTCTCCAGTTTAGTAGTCTTATCGCCGAGGACTACGAAGTTCACGGAGGCTCTTTGAGAATGGGATTTCGTTTTTAA
- a CDS encoding gamma-glutamylcyclotransferase produces the protein MRDFWVFGYGSLIWNPGFRYERAEQAILYGAHRSLCIYSWIHRGTQSAPGLVFGLDRGGSCHGVAFHIAPENIKQTVEYLREREQQTQVYLETYRSVKLTKSSRTIANVLAFVVDRSHTQYAGALPLETQLKIIRNAEGASGKNHEYVANTAVHLQELGIRDNKLDWLQRNLKDL, from the coding sequence ATGAGAGATTTTTGGGTATTCGGATATGGGTCTTTAATTTGGAACCCGGGCTTTAGATATGAGCGGGCCGAACAAGCCATTCTTTATGGAGCACACCGTTCACTCTGCATCTATTCATGGATACATCGGGGTACACAATCTGCCCCGGGGCTTGTTTTCGGACTGGATCGCGGCGGATCTTGCCACGGTGTTGCTTTTCATATCGCACCCGAAAATATTAAGCAAACAGTTGAGTATTTGCGGGAAAGAGAGCAGCAAACCCAAGTATACCTCGAAACATATCGTTCAGTTAAACTAACCAAATCCAGTCGCACTATAGCCAACGTTTTAGCGTTTGTTGTTGACCGCTCTCACACTCAATATGCAGGCGCTCTTCCCCTCGAAACTCAACTGAAAATTATCAGGAATGCAGAAGGGGCAAGCGGAAAAAACCATGAATATGTTGCAAATACAGCAGTGCATCTGCAGGAACTTGGTATTCGAGACAATAAACTTGATTGGCTACAAAGAAACCTCAAAGACCTATAG